A single Drosophila ananassae strain 14024-0371.13 chromosome 3L, ASM1763931v2, whole genome shotgun sequence DNA region contains:
- the LOC6495705 gene encoding cuticle protein CP14.6: MYKFIVLVCSAMLLSYVLARPQDQRAAAAPTSTTTAATIVKQDNVNNADGSFNSSYETSNGIRVENIGYLKKIIVPKTETADGQVIDEHEELVLVQTGSYSYSDPDGNLITLRYVADENGFQPEGDHLPVAPQ, translated from the exons ATGTACAAGTTCATCGTCCTCGTCTGCTCTGCCATGCTCCTCAGCTATGTCCTGGCACGTCCTCAGGATCAGAGGGCAGCAGCTGCCCCAACCAGCACCACCACAGCGGCCACTATCGTCAAGCAGGATAATGTGAACAATGCCGATGGCAGCTTCAATAGCAG CTACGAGACCTCAAATGGCATTCGCGTGGAGAACATCGGCTACCTGAAGAAGATCATTGTGCCAAAGACGGAGACTGCCGACGGACAGGTGATCGATGAGCACGAGGAACTGGTCCTGGTACAGACGGGATCCTACAGCTACAGCGATCCCGATGGCAATCTGATCACCCTGCGCTACGTGGCCGACGAGAACGGATTCCAGCCGGAGGGCGATCATCTGCCAGTGGCCCCGCAGTAA
- the LOC6495706 gene encoding uncharacterized protein LOC6495706 produces MFAWCWFSLLVGSLMQVHPVLSARSLVPNMGYFIEMKDILCEANPDYFKDFCCRIRQPKNRSLEASVNIVQVITNGFTGSLRVSIPNPKKVMTQIFEITFDVCKVLREGKRRMLIDLLVNTLARSSSSKNFKCPFPKGKFVSNNITVTDLPPMLTESDFLVHLDFFIPRVAIAMNITLNGHLFDVSKERARKRKFL; encoded by the exons ATGTTCGCCTGGTGTTGGTTTAGTCTCTTAGTGGGCAGTCTGATGCAAGTACATCCTGTACTTTCCGCCAGGAGCCTAGTTCCA AATATGGGTTACTTTATAGAAATGAAGGATATCCTTTGCGAGGCCAATCCTGATTACTTTAAGGACTTCTGTTGCCGAATTCGGCAGCCAAAAAACAGAAGCTTAGAAGCCTCTGTTAATATTGTGCAAGTAATAACTAATGGATTTACTGGATCCCTCAGGGTTTCCATTCCAAATCCTAAAAAAGTTATGACGCAAATATTTGAAATCACGTtcgatgtgtgcaaagttctTCGAGAGGGAAAACGACGAATGCTGATCGATCTTTTGGTCAACACTTTGGCCAGAAGCAGTAGTTCCAAAAACTTTAAATGTCCCTTTCCGAAG GGAAAATTTGTGTCTAATAATATAACTGTTACCGACTTGCCACCCATGTTAACGGAATCGGACTTCCTCGTTCACCTGGACTTTTTTATTCCGAGAGTGGCCATTGCCATGAATATCACCCTCAATGGGCATCTCTTTGACGTTTCCAAGGAAAGGGCCAGAAAAAGGAAGTTTCTGTGA
- the LOC6502562 gene encoding uncharacterized protein LOC6502562, which produces MNYSEAKRRLSWDCFDCHIGQQYADGIKCRVSGARRSLLNVDVNLKSELDAIKTYVKISTRFKPAIAYRKFFDITFDGCRVISDMTQGTLVSNMFNAVVKSSNQPRKCPIKQSLIYYRNISIEEALPVFVPSTDLMVQVDFFSKRNLYLNVSLRGTITEK; this is translated from the exons ATGAACTACAGTGAAGCCAAG AGGCGTCTGAGCTGGGATTGCTTCGACTGTCACATCGGCCAGCAATACGCAGATGGGATCAAATGTCGGGTGTCTGGAGCGCGAAGATCCCTTTTGAATGTGGACGTAAATCTCAAATCGGAGCTGGACGCCATCAAGACCTATGTGAAAATCTCCACCAGATTCAAACCGGCCATCGCCTACCGGAAGTTCTTCGACATTACCTTCGATGGATGTCGGGTAATATCGGACATGACGCAGGGAACCCTGGTATCCAATATGTTCAATGCCGTCGTAAAGTCCAGCAATCAGCCTCGGAAATGTCCCATAAAACAG AGCCTAATTTACTATCGGAATATAAGTATTGAGGAGGCATTACCAGTGTTCGTACCCTCGACTGATCTGATGGTCCAAGTCGACTTCTTCTCTaaaagaaatttatatttgAATGTGAGCTTAAGGGGAACCATCACAGAGAAGTGA
- the LOC6495707 gene encoding uncharacterized protein LOC6495707, producing the protein MAQLVWIFLLICLVNYSDSAKSSRQRLRLMWKTFNCLANSNYISGHNCFIVEPEKSLITAELTYFVDISKYNATFKLFMPRPPSRQLQKVIDVNVDVCQFSKGLHGHRFMTIVIKGFGKKASQLKCPHPRGNYTYPNINIADNLPAFLPETDFKIEMNFLTSEAHVFNTSLTGFLYDPLKKKYKPKDV; encoded by the exons ATGGCTCAATTGGTTTGGATATTTCTGCTAATCTGCTTGGTCAACTATAGTGATTCGGCCAAG TCCTCGCGGCAACGGCTACGCCTTATGTGGAAGACCTTCAACTGCCTGGCCAATTCCAACTACATTTCGGGACACAATTGTTTTATTGTGGAACCCGAAAAGTCTCTGATCACTGCGGAGCTGACCTACTTTGTGGATATCTCAAAGTACAATGCAACGTTTAAGCTTTTCATGCCCCGACCACCCAGCCGGCAGTTACAGAAGGTGATCGACGTAAATGTGGATGTGTGTCAGTTCTCAAAGGGTCTGCATGGCCACCGCTTCATGACCATCGTCATCAAGGGCTTTGGAAAGAAGGCGTCCCAACTCAAGTGTCCCCATCCCAGG gggaACTACACTTATCCGAATATAAACATCGCCGACAACTTGCCAGCTTTCCTGCCCGAGACCGATTTCAAAATCGAGATGAACTTCCTAACCTCCGAGGCCCATGTCTTTAATACCAGTCTCACCGGGTTCCTGTACGATCCACTTAAGAAGAAGTATAAACCCAAAGACGTATaa
- the LOC6495709 gene encoding pupal cuticle protein 27, whose product MKVLILIVLFAFACQAQHHHQHQQHQHQHPNANNIPRDDKPDHHRHEDHRETSTWIPIIKYNKEQSEDGSYKTEYETGNSIVHEETGFLKDFETNPNGVLVQHGQYSYQSPEGTLVNVQYTADENGFRATGDHIPTPPAIPEEIQKGLDQIYAGIKLQQERLEQRAKTDPDFARKLEERRVANQNGQYIGLLENQ is encoded by the exons ATGAAAGTGCTA ATACTCATCGTACTATTTGCTTTTGCCTGCCAAGCCCAGCACCACCATcagcaccagcagcaccagcaccagcatcCCAATGCCAATAACATTCCGAGGGACGACAAGCCGGACCATCACCGGCACGAGGATCACCGGGAGACGAGCACCTGGATACCGATCATCAAGTACAACAAGGAGCAGAGCGAGGATGGCAGCTACAAGACGGAGTACGAGACAGGCAACAGCATTGTGCACGAGGAGACGGGCTTTCTGAAGGACTTCGAGACGAATCCCAACGGGGTGCTGGTCCAGCACGGCCAATACTCGTACCAATCGCCGGAGGGCACCCTCGTCAATGTGCAGTACACGGCCGATGAGAACGGATTCAGGGCCACTGGTGATCATATACCCACTCCGCCAGCCATTCCCGAGGAGATCCAGAAGGGACTGGATCAGATCTATGCCGGCATCAAGTTGCAGCAGGAGCGCTTGGAGCAGCGGGCCAAGACGGATCCGGACTTTGCCAGGAAGCTGGAGGAGAGGCGGGTGGCCAATCAGAATGGCCAGTACATTGGCCTCCTGGAGAACCAGTAG